A single window of Nocardioides kongjuensis DNA harbors:
- a CDS encoding potassium/proton antiporter, with protein MTFDVHQLDTFLLIGAGVTFLAVLAVRMSSGVGLPSLLVYLLMGVALGDSGLGIDFSDARVAHAIGFGALAVILAEGGLTTSWRDARPAMRMGLSLATLGVLVSIGVVAVGVHVLLGLSWQVSILLGAVCSPTDAAAVFSVLRVVPLPKRITGTLEAESGLNDAPTVVLVTLVSSGAVGEHGLLGTTGIVVYELVAGVAFGLAAGFGGAWVMRRAALPSSGLYPIAVLCLTLIGYGGAAAAHASGFAAVYVAALVLGNAELPHRVATRSFVEGLAWLAQIGLFVMLGLLLSPARLTWEVIGMAVVAGSILTFVARPVSVVVSAVARPMKWPELAFISWAGLRGAVPIVLATIPLAEGVDGATRLFDIVFVLVVLDTLITAPSLPLTARLLRVARRSEPRGIEVEAAPLDRVAADLLQVTISPVSKLHGVEVGELRLPVGANVSMVVRDGQTMVPERRTVLRHGDDLIVVTPRKLREATEQRLRQVSQGGRLAQWLED; from the coding sequence TTGACCTTCGACGTCCACCAGCTCGACACCTTCCTGCTGATCGGCGCCGGAGTCACGTTCCTGGCCGTGCTGGCCGTGCGGATGTCGTCCGGGGTGGGCCTCCCGAGTCTTCTCGTCTACCTGCTGATGGGCGTCGCGCTGGGCGACTCGGGTCTCGGGATCGACTTCAGCGACGCGCGGGTGGCGCACGCGATCGGGTTCGGCGCGCTGGCCGTCATCCTCGCCGAGGGCGGTCTCACGACGAGCTGGCGCGACGCGCGCCCCGCGATGCGGATGGGCCTGTCCCTGGCGACGCTCGGCGTGCTGGTGTCGATCGGTGTGGTCGCGGTGGGCGTGCACGTGCTTCTCGGCCTGTCCTGGCAGGTCTCGATCCTGCTCGGTGCGGTCTGCTCGCCGACCGACGCGGCGGCGGTGTTCTCGGTGCTGCGCGTGGTGCCCCTGCCCAAGCGGATCACCGGCACGCTCGAGGCCGAGTCCGGTCTCAACGACGCCCCGACCGTCGTGCTCGTCACCCTCGTCTCGTCCGGGGCGGTGGGTGAGCACGGCCTGCTCGGCACCACCGGCATCGTCGTCTACGAGCTCGTCGCCGGCGTCGCCTTCGGCCTCGCCGCCGGGTTCGGTGGCGCCTGGGTGATGCGGCGCGCGGCGCTGCCCTCGTCCGGCCTCTACCCGATCGCGGTGCTCTGCCTGACCCTCATCGGGTACGGCGGCGCCGCGGCCGCGCACGCCAGCGGGTTCGCCGCGGTCTACGTCGCCGCGCTGGTGCTCGGCAACGCCGAGCTGCCGCACCGCGTGGCCACCCGCTCCTTCGTGGAGGGCCTGGCCTGGCTGGCCCAGATCGGGCTGTTCGTCATGCTCGGCCTGCTGCTCTCGCCGGCCCGGCTGACGTGGGAGGTCATCGGGATGGCCGTGGTGGCCGGCAGCATCCTGACGTTCGTGGCCCGACCGGTGTCGGTGGTGGTGAGTGCGGTCGCCCGGCCGATGAAGTGGCCGGAGCTCGCCTTCATCTCCTGGGCCGGGCTGCGCGGCGCCGTCCCCATCGTGCTCGCCACGATCCCGCTCGCCGAGGGGGTCGACGGCGCGACCCGGTTGTTCGACATCGTCTTCGTGCTCGTCGTCCTCGACACCCTGATCACCGCGCCCTCACTGCCGTTGACCGCCCGGCTGCTGCGCGTCGCCCGCCGCTCGGAGCCGCGCGGCATCGAGGTCGAGGCGGCGCCGCTCGACCGGGTCGCGGCCGACCTGCTCCAGGTCACGATCAGCCCCGTCTCGAAGCTGCACGGCGTCGAGGTCGGCGAGCTGCGCCTGCCGGTGGGCGCCAACGTCTCGATGGTCGTCCGCGACGGCCAGACGATGGTGCCCGAGCGTCGTACCGTCCTGCGCCACGGCGACGACCTCATCGTCGTCACGCCCCGCAAGCTGCGCGAGGCGACCGAGCAGCGGCTGCGCCAGGTCAGCCAGGGCGGCCGGCTCGCGCAGTGGCTCGAGGACTGA
- a CDS encoding helicase HerA-like domain-containing protein produces the protein MTQEQTPTPDAAPDTTAPEAPAPEPKSPIEEAIAPGYAFEGPALELGGLMTGPDQLSASTIRIPLAMLNRHGLVAGATGTGKTKTLQLLAEQLSAAGVPVFAADIKGDLSGIATAGEANDKLLARTRSVGQDWKATAFPVEYYALGGQGIGIPVRVTVSSFGPILLSRVLGLNDTQESSLGLVFHYADKQGLPLLDLQDLRAVVQHLTSDEGKADLKELGGLSSATAGVILRELIAFADQGAEAFFGEPEFDSADLLQQASDGRGLVNLVELPNLQDRPAIFSTFLMWLLADLFHDLPEVGDVDQPKLVFFFDEAHLLFKDASKPFLESIAQTVRLIRSKGVGVFFVTQSPTDVPDDVLAQLGSRIQHQLRAHTPNDAKALKATVNTYPKSAYADLGEVITTLGIGEAIVTVMGEKGAPTPVAWTRLRAPESLMAPSAAASMEATVKASPRQAKYAEVVDRESAREILAKKLEEGAKAEADEKAGKPAAKEKAAPRKKDDGNAAGEIVKDVVKSSAFKQFMRTAAAEIARGMFGTARRRR, from the coding sequence ATGACGCAGGAGCAGACGCCCACTCCCGACGCAGCACCTGACACCACGGCCCCCGAGGCTCCCGCCCCCGAGCCGAAGAGCCCCATCGAGGAGGCGATCGCCCCCGGCTACGCCTTCGAGGGGCCCGCACTCGAGCTCGGCGGCCTGATGACCGGCCCCGACCAGCTCTCCGCCAGCACCATCCGGATCCCGCTGGCGATGCTCAACCGCCACGGCCTGGTGGCCGGTGCGACCGGCACCGGCAAGACCAAGACGCTGCAGCTGCTCGCCGAGCAGCTGAGCGCCGCCGGCGTGCCCGTCTTCGCCGCGGACATCAAGGGCGACCTGTCCGGCATCGCCACTGCCGGTGAGGCCAACGACAAGCTCCTCGCGCGCACCCGGTCGGTCGGGCAGGACTGGAAGGCGACCGCCTTCCCGGTGGAGTACTACGCGCTCGGCGGCCAGGGCATCGGCATCCCGGTCCGGGTGACCGTCTCGTCGTTCGGCCCGATCCTGCTCAGCCGGGTCCTCGGGCTCAACGACACCCAGGAGTCCAGCCTGGGCCTGGTGTTCCACTACGCCGACAAGCAGGGCCTGCCGCTGCTCGACCTGCAGGACCTGCGCGCCGTCGTCCAGCACCTCACCAGCGACGAGGGCAAGGCCGACCTCAAGGAGCTCGGCGGACTCTCCTCGGCCACCGCCGGCGTGATCCTGCGCGAGCTGATCGCCTTCGCCGACCAGGGCGCCGAGGCCTTCTTCGGCGAGCCGGAGTTCGACTCCGCCGACCTGCTGCAGCAGGCGTCCGACGGACGCGGCCTGGTCAACCTGGTCGAGCTGCCCAACCTGCAGGACCGGCCGGCGATCTTCTCCACCTTCTTGATGTGGCTGCTCGCCGACCTGTTCCACGACCTGCCCGAGGTCGGCGACGTCGACCAGCCCAAGCTGGTGTTCTTCTTCGACGAGGCGCACCTGCTGTTCAAGGACGCGTCGAAGCCGTTCCTGGAGTCGATCGCCCAGACGGTGCGGTTGATCCGGTCGAAGGGCGTCGGTGTCTTCTTCGTGACGCAGAGCCCGACCGACGTACCCGACGACGTGCTCGCCCAGCTCGGCTCCCGCATCCAGCACCAGCTGCGCGCCCACACGCCCAACGACGCGAAGGCGCTCAAGGCGACCGTCAACACCTACCCCAAGAGCGCGTACGCCGACCTCGGCGAGGTCATCACGACGCTCGGCATCGGCGAGGCGATCGTGACGGTCATGGGGGAGAAGGGCGCCCCGACGCCGGTCGCGTGGACCCGCCTGCGCGCGCCCGAGTCGCTGATGGCGCCCAGCGCTGCTGCGTCGATGGAGGCGACCGTCAAGGCCAGTCCCCGGCAGGCGAAGTACGCCGAGGTCGTCGACCGCGAGTCGGCCCGCGAGATCCTCGCCAAGAAGCTCGAGGAGGGCGCGAAGGCCGAGGCCGACGAGAAGGCCGGCAAGCCTGCGGCGAAGGAGAAGGCCGCGCCGAGGAAGAAGGACGACGGCAACGCCGCCGGCGAGATCGTCAAGGACGTCGTGAAGTCCTCGGCGTTCAAGCAGTTCATGCGCACCGCCGCCGCGGAGATCGCCCGCGGCATGTTCGGGACGGCGCGCCGGCGCCGCTGA
- a CDS encoding type II toxin-antitoxin system VapB family antitoxin, protein MIFKRVGVGRPYPDHGLTSKGWAAVPPRQVRLDQLVTTKDTLQLSSLLDEDSTFFGDLFAHVVLWRGDYYLEDGLHRALRAALQQRNVLHARVIRMEG, encoded by the coding sequence GTGATCTTCAAGCGTGTGGGGGTCGGGCGTCCCTACCCCGACCACGGCCTCACCTCCAAGGGGTGGGCTGCCGTGCCCCCGCGCCAGGTCCGCCTCGACCAGCTGGTCACGACCAAGGACACGCTGCAGCTCTCGTCCCTGCTCGACGAGGACTCCACCTTCTTCGGCGACCTGTTCGCCCACGTCGTGCTGTGGCGCGGCGACTACTACCTCGAGGACGGGCTGCACCGCGCCCTGCGGGCAGCCCTGCAGCAGCGGAACGTCCTCCACGCGCGCGTGATCCGGATGGAAGGCTGA
- a CDS encoding LytR C-terminal domain-containing protein, which yields MEGLDVKAGSRSAVTLGALAVVFVASAAWGWAKVTQPFPEKVEPAPCTSTLVEKGDDLAPPQVMVTVLNGGGANGLAGKTMDKLVSFGFAKGDTGNAPDTGGAVAAQVWSDDPGDPAAILLASYLGSDVDIVDQPSGYPGVTIVVGKRFQGVVEGHPTVTASKDAYVCTPPLSSQPENPS from the coding sequence ATGGAAGGCCTCGACGTCAAGGCGGGCAGCCGCTCGGCGGTGACCCTGGGGGCACTGGCGGTGGTGTTCGTCGCGAGCGCCGCGTGGGGCTGGGCCAAGGTGACGCAGCCGTTCCCGGAGAAGGTCGAGCCGGCGCCGTGCACCTCCACCCTGGTCGAGAAGGGCGACGACCTCGCGCCGCCGCAGGTGATGGTCACGGTGCTCAACGGCGGCGGCGCCAACGGCCTGGCCGGCAAGACGATGGACAAGCTGGTCAGCTTCGGCTTCGCCAAGGGCGACACCGGCAACGCCCCCGACACCGGCGGTGCGGTGGCCGCGCAGGTGTGGTCCGACGACCCGGGCGACCCGGCGGCGATCCTGCTGGCGTCCTACCTCGGCAGCGACGTCGACATCGTCGACCAGCCGTCCGGCTACCCGGGCGTCACCATCGTCGTCGGCAAGCGGTTCCAGGGCGTCGTCGAGGGGCACCCGACGGTGACCGCGAGCAAGGACGCCTACGTCTGCACGCCGCCGCTCAGCAGCCAGCCCGAGAACCCGAGCTGA
- a CDS encoding FAD-binding protein — MASATPNAPAGLAIPEVLPARVLDGAEHFDVVVVGFGIAGGCAALEAARAGARVLLLEKAAVHGGTSSMSGGHFYLGGGTAVQRATGHEDSVEAMVGYLMASTKDPDEEKIRAYCEGSVAHFDWLEDLGFEFERSYFPGKAVIQPGTQGLMFTGNEKVWPFRDQVTPAPRGHKVPVPGDTEGTRIVMDLLRTQVEQAGVEVRYETGATNLVVDGDAATGRVVGLGWRSFDEHGVISAGGVVIAAGGFVMNPDMVARYTPALGSKLFTLGSTYDDGLGIRLGESVGAALENMEEPFITAPFYPPSSRCKGIIVNKDGQRFVAEDSYHARTSYHVMQQPDAVAYLIVDSEHLGEDHMPLVPLKDGFETLEEMEAGLGMPAGSLVKTVEAYNENAANGEDPDFHKHPDWIAPQTAAPWAVLDLSLGVALYAGFTIGGMATTVDGEVRRTDGSVVPGLYAAGACASNIAQDGAGYCSGTQLGEGSFFGRRAGRHAATR, encoded by the coding sequence GTGGCATCTGCAACCCCCAACGCCCCGGCCGGTCTGGCCATCCCCGAGGTCCTCCCGGCCCGCGTCCTCGACGGCGCCGAGCACTTCGACGTGGTGGTGGTCGGCTTCGGCATCGCCGGTGGCTGCGCCGCCCTGGAGGCTGCCCGTGCCGGCGCCCGGGTGCTGCTGCTCGAGAAGGCCGCTGTCCACGGCGGCACGTCCTCCATGTCGGGCGGGCACTTCTACCTCGGTGGCGGTACGGCGGTCCAGCGGGCCACCGGCCACGAGGACTCGGTCGAGGCGATGGTCGGCTACCTGATGGCCTCGACCAAGGACCCCGACGAGGAGAAGATCCGCGCCTACTGCGAGGGATCGGTCGCCCACTTCGACTGGCTCGAGGACCTCGGCTTCGAGTTCGAGCGCTCCTACTTCCCCGGCAAGGCCGTGATCCAGCCCGGCACCCAGGGGCTGATGTTCACCGGCAACGAGAAGGTCTGGCCGTTCCGCGACCAGGTCACCCCGGCCCCGCGCGGCCACAAGGTGCCGGTCCCCGGGGACACCGAGGGCACCAGGATCGTGATGGACCTGCTGCGCACGCAGGTCGAGCAGGCGGGCGTCGAGGTCCGCTACGAGACCGGCGCGACCAACCTGGTCGTCGACGGCGACGCCGCGACCGGACGGGTCGTCGGCCTGGGCTGGCGCTCCTTCGACGAGCACGGCGTGATCTCCGCCGGCGGGGTGGTCATCGCGGCCGGCGGCTTCGTGATGAACCCGGACATGGTCGCCCGCTACACCCCGGCCCTGGGCTCGAAGCTGTTCACGCTCGGCTCGACGTACGACGACGGCCTGGGCATCCGCCTCGGCGAGTCGGTCGGCGCGGCCCTGGAGAACATGGAGGAGCCGTTCATCACCGCGCCCTTCTACCCGCCGTCGTCGCGGTGCAAGGGGATCATCGTCAACAAGGACGGCCAGCGGTTCGTGGCGGAGGACAGCTACCACGCGCGGACGTCGTACCACGTGATGCAGCAGCCCGACGCCGTCGCCTACCTCATCGTCGACAGCGAGCACCTCGGCGAGGACCACATGCCGCTGGTGCCGCTGAAGGACGGCTTCGAGACGCTCGAGGAGATGGAGGCCGGCCTCGGCATGCCCGCAGGCTCGCTGGTCAAGACGGTCGAGGCCTACAACGAGAACGCCGCGAACGGCGAGGACCCCGACTTCCACAAGCACCCCGACTGGATCGCTCCCCAGACGGCGGCGCCGTGGGCCGTCCTCGACCTGTCGCTCGGCGTCGCGCTGTACGCCGGATTCACGATCGGCGGGATGGCCACGACCGTCGACGGCGAGGTACGTCGTACCGACGGCTCGGTGGTCCCGGGCCTGTACGCCGCCGGCGCCTGCGCCTCCAACATCGCCCAGGACGGCGCCGGCTACTGCTCCGGCACCCAGCTGGGCGAGGGCTCGTTCTTCGGGCGGCGGGCTGGGCGGCACGCCGCCACCCGCTGA
- a CDS encoding pyridoxal phosphate-dependent aminotransferase, whose product MTDRFIAATRANVPPFHVMDLLAAAAERQRTHGDLVNLVAGQPSTGAPATVGAAAIRLLSSGDPLGYTTATGIVELRAAIAGHYRRTYDVAVDPVDVVVTTGSSGGFLLAFLAAFDAGARVAIARPGYPCYRNVLAALGCSVVEIPTGPETRFQPSVEQLAEAHAREPLDGLVVASPANPTGTMLLSEELAAIARWCEENGVQLVSDEIYHGIQYAGSRAGCAWETSREAVVFGSFSKYFSMTGWRLGWMLAPERLRRPVDVLTGNFSICPPVLAQHAALAAFEDTAYAELDGHVQRYAHNRGLLLEGLQRLGITRLAPADGAFYAYADVGHLTTDSMAYCRDLLARTGVAVATGIDFDTVDGGRFLRFSFAGTADDITTALDRLDGNL is encoded by the coding sequence GTGACCGACCGCTTCATCGCAGCCACTCGGGCGAACGTCCCGCCCTTCCACGTGATGGACCTGCTCGCCGCGGCGGCGGAGCGGCAGCGCACCCACGGCGACCTGGTCAACCTGGTCGCCGGGCAGCCGAGCACGGGGGCGCCGGCGACGGTCGGCGCCGCGGCGATCCGGCTGCTCAGCAGCGGCGACCCGCTCGGATACACCACCGCGACCGGCATCGTCGAGCTGCGCGCCGCGATCGCCGGCCACTACCGCCGCACGTACGACGTCGCCGTCGACCCCGTGGACGTGGTCGTCACGACCGGGTCGAGCGGCGGCTTCCTGCTGGCGTTCCTGGCTGCCTTCGACGCCGGCGCGCGGGTGGCGATCGCGCGGCCGGGCTACCCCTGCTACCGCAACGTGCTGGCGGCGCTCGGCTGCTCGGTGGTCGAGATCCCGACCGGCCCGGAGACCCGCTTCCAGCCGAGTGTCGAACAGCTCGCCGAGGCGCACGCACGCGAACCGCTCGACGGCCTCGTCGTGGCCAGCCCCGCGAACCCGACCGGCACCATGCTGCTGTCCGAGGAGCTCGCCGCGATCGCCCGCTGGTGCGAGGAGAACGGCGTGCAGCTGGTCTCCGACGAGATCTACCACGGCATCCAGTACGCCGGCTCGCGCGCGGGCTGCGCGTGGGAGACCTCGCGCGAGGCGGTCGTGTTCGGCTCGTTCTCGAAGTACTTCTCGATGACCGGCTGGCGGCTCGGCTGGATGCTCGCCCCCGAACGCCTGCGCCGGCCGGTCGACGTGCTCACCGGCAACTTCTCGATCTGCCCGCCCGTGCTCGCCCAGCACGCGGCACTCGCCGCGTTCGAGGACACGGCGTACGCCGAGCTCGACGGGCACGTGCAGCGCTACGCCCACAACCGCGGCCTGCTCCTCGAGGGCCTGCAGCGGCTCGGGATCACCCGGTTGGCCCCTGCCGACGGCGCCTTCTACGCGTACGCCGACGTCGGGCACCTGACCACCGACTCGATGGCGTACTGCCGCGACCTGCTGGCCCGCACGGGCGTCGCCGTCGCCACCGGCATCGACTTCGACACCGTCGACGGCGGCCGGTTCCTGCGGTTCAGCTTCGCCGGCACCGCCGACGACATCACCACCGCTCTCGACCGGCTCGACGGCAACCTCTGA
- a CDS encoding WXG100 family type VII secretion target, giving the protein MYGDSEIIRRRATQLRDQGADVRALADELVARVEGLGWTGRAADAMRERVTDRASHLRVAAERHSGAADALADHAESVDAVREEIAATQARVDALVADARARIAAIASRNEAGDGLQVTPDPLDEALAAFTPPPPGHRDWLTVDVPGLER; this is encoded by the coding sequence ATGTACGGCGACAGCGAGATCATCCGGCGTCGTGCCACCCAGCTGCGTGACCAGGGGGCCGACGTACGCGCCCTCGCCGACGAGCTGGTCGCCCGGGTCGAGGGCCTGGGCTGGACCGGACGGGCGGCCGACGCGATGCGCGAGCGGGTCACCGACCGCGCCAGCCACCTGCGGGTGGCTGCCGAGCGGCACAGCGGCGCCGCGGACGCGCTCGCCGACCACGCCGAGAGCGTCGACGCCGTGCGCGAGGAGATCGCCGCGACCCAGGCCCGCGTGGACGCGCTGGTCGCCGACGCACGCGCCCGGATCGCCGCGATCGCCAGCCGCAACGAGGCCGGCGACGGGCTCCAGGTGACGCCCGACCCCCTCGACGAGGCACTCGCCGCGTTCACGCCGCCGCCTCCCGGGCATCGCGACTGGCTCACCGTCGACGTCCCCGGGCTGGAGCGCTGA